The genomic window CCAATAAACCCTACCTTCATTCCGATCCCTCCTGCAACTGCTGAACTAATGTTTCATGCAATTGTTTCTTTGCAGCGATTACCGTACCTTTCTCTAGAAACGAAAGTTCTTCATTATTAAATCGAGTCGCTTTACAGCCTGCTTCTTTTAACAGCACCGCTCCACCTGCATAATCCCACGGTGATAAATTAAAGCTTATGTAAGCGTCCATGCGATCAACTGCAACATACGCCATTTCAAGGGCAGCTGAACCGTAGGACCTTGTACCGCGACATTTTTGAGCAATCCTCACTAATTCCGGTTGATATGCTCGATCTTCAAGAAGCCAGTTTGAATTTACGCCAAGTATTGCCTCATGAAGTGGTCTCTCTGTTTGTTTAGTCAATTTTACCCCATCTACAAACAAACCCTCTTTATCGATTGCGTGAAATAACTCACCTTTCATGACATCGTAAACGATTCCAATCTTGCCAATACCGTTTTCATATATGCCAATTGAAATGGCAAAGTTTTGCTTCTGATGGACAAAATTCATCGTCCCGTCAATGGGATCAACAATCCAGACGATTCCTTTTAAATCCTCAATGGCTTCACTTACCCCTTCTTCCCCTAGGAAACGGTGGTTAGGAAATGTACGTTTAATTTGGTTATATAGAAATGCTTCTGTCGATTTATCAACATCTGTTACAAGATCATCAGGATTTGATTTTGTATTAATTTGAAAAGATCCTTCTAATGCTTCTTTAATGGACTCTCCTGCTTCCACGACCCACTCTTTTGCTTGCTGTTCAATTTCTTTCCACGTTGGTTGCATCTCGACCTCCTGCATGCTTCATTCCTCTCTATTATCGCACAAACAAATTTGAATACAAAGTTCTGCACCTTCAAAAAAAGAAAAAGTACAGTGTTGTACTTTTTCTTTGCTATTTTTGTAGACTCAGCCATTCT from Shouchella hunanensis includes these protein-coding regions:
- a CDS encoding inositol monophosphatase family protein, encoding MQPTWKEIEQQAKEWVVEAGESIKEALEGSFQINTKSNPDDLVTDVDKSTEAFLYNQIKRTFPNHRFLGEEGVSEAIEDLKGIVWIVDPIDGTMNFVHQKQNFAISIGIYENGIGKIGIVYDVMKGELFHAIDKEGLFVDGVKLTKQTERPLHEAILGVNSNWLLEDRAYQPELVRIAQKCRGTRSYGSAALEMAYVAVDRMDAYISFNLSPWDYAGGAVLLKEAGCKATRFNNEELSFLEKGTVIAAKKQLHETLVQQLQEGSE